In one Rutidosis leptorrhynchoides isolate AG116_Rl617_1_P2 chromosome 8, CSIRO_AGI_Rlap_v1, whole genome shotgun sequence genomic region, the following are encoded:
- the LOC139863030 gene encoding uncharacterized protein isoform X2, with the protein MSFSSKDKAPITSSCKLIDLKNSDLELFEDEKNAPPNLVPTIKHMSEHDCADTSIPIPRNETFRDELITAIDDDDSKKLTHNKIQRKENMQDKQIVANPERAKQKNDWDPELLRVPFDKYETLTPKQQRQWLCAHFIVRRRASAHLYQFKSDEDEDAYQLYD; encoded by the exons ATGTCTTTTTCTTCCAAAGACAAGGCCCCAATTACATCATCATGCAAGCTAATTGATCTCAAAAATTCTGATTTAGAACTCTTTGAAGATGAAAAAAATGCCCCACCCAATCTAGTACCAACAATCAAGCATATGAGTGAACATGATTGTGCCGATACTAGTATTCCCATTCCAAG AAATGAAACATTCAGGGATGAACTAATAACagcgattgatgatgatgattcaaagaAACTAACCCATAACAAAATCCAAAGAAAAG AAAACATGCAGGATAAACAAATAGTAGCAAATCCAGAAAGAG CCAAACAAAAAAATGATTGGGATCCTGAGTTATTAAGAGTGCCATTCGATAAGTatgaaaccctaacccctaaacaacA ACGACAGTGGCTATGTGCACATTTCATTGTAAGAAGACG CGCTAGTGCCCACCTGTATCAATTTAaaagtgatgaagatgaagatgcttACCAGCTGTATGATTAA
- the LOC139863030 gene encoding uncharacterized protein isoform X1 translates to MSFSSKDKAPITSSCKLIDLKNSDLELFEDEKNAPPNLVPTIKHMSEHDCADTSIPIPSRNETFRDELITAIDDDDSKKLTHNKIQRKENMQDKQIVANPERAKQKNDWDPELLRVPFDKYETLTPKQQRQWLCAHFIVRRRASAHLYQFKSDEDEDAYQLYD, encoded by the exons ATGTCTTTTTCTTCCAAAGACAAGGCCCCAATTACATCATCATGCAAGCTAATTGATCTCAAAAATTCTGATTTAGAACTCTTTGAAGATGAAAAAAATGCCCCACCCAATCTAGTACCAACAATCAAGCATATGAGTGAACATGATTGTGCCGATACTAGTATTCCCATTCCAAG CAGAAATGAAACATTCAGGGATGAACTAATAACagcgattgatgatgatgattcaaagaAACTAACCCATAACAAAATCCAAAGAAAAG AAAACATGCAGGATAAACAAATAGTAGCAAATCCAGAAAGAG CCAAACAAAAAAATGATTGGGATCCTGAGTTATTAAGAGTGCCATTCGATAAGTatgaaaccctaacccctaaacaacA ACGACAGTGGCTATGTGCACATTTCATTGTAAGAAGACG CGCTAGTGCCCACCTGTATCAATTTAaaagtgatgaagatgaagatgcttACCAGCTGTATGATTAA
- the LOC139861882 gene encoding PH, RCC1 and FYVE domains-containing protein 1-like isoform X1 → MMLMQTPRMIYDGSRTGGQVERDIEQAITALKKGAYLLKYGRRGKPKFCPFRLANDESVLIWFSGKEEKHLRLSHVSRIVSGQRTPIFQRYPRPEKEYQSFSLLYNDRSLDLICKDKDEAEVWFSGLKALISRGHQRKWRAESSDGIPSEATSPGTYTRRSSPLHSPFGSSDSTQKDTIDQLPLQSPFESPSKNISVSSSIHSLSSRGSDSIHGPTRVLGVDAFRVSLSSAVSSSSQGSGHDDGDALGDVFLWGDIPGDGGPHGVRSSVGAKFDTFLPKALESAVVLDVQNIACGGRHAALVTKQGEIFSWGEESGGRLGHGVDSDVLQPKLIDSLGNTNIEFVACGEYHTCAVTLSGDLYTWGDGHFGILGHGNEVSHWVPKRVNGPLEGIHVSFISCGPYHTAIVTSSGQLFTFGDGTFGVLGHGDRSSISKPREVESLKGLRTVRAACGVWHTAAVVEVMVGNSSSSNCSSGKLFTWGDGDKYRLGHGDKETKLVPTCVAALVDPNFCHVACGHSMTVALTTSGHVYTMGSQVYGQLGNPQADGKLPTHVEGKLSKSFVEEIACGAYHVAVLTSRTEVFTWGKGSNGQLGHGDVNDRNLPTLVEGLRDKQVKSIACGTNFTAAICLHKWVSGTDQSMCSGCHLPFNFKRKRHNCYNCGLVFCHSCSSKKSLKASMALNPSKPYRVCDNCVNKLKKTIDADVSSQSSASRRGSLNPGITEVNEKDDGPRLARFASLESLKPVENCTSKSNKKLEFNNSRVSPIPNGSYQWGGLNISKSLNPVIESSRKFFSASVPGSRIVSRATSPVSRRTSPPRSTTPIPTLGGLSSPKIVMDNAKRTNDAINQEVVKLRAQVENLSRKVQLQETELEKTSKQLKEAIAIAGDESSKCKAAKEVIKSLTAQLKDMAERLPVGAARNIKSPSLNSFGSNLSLSDTLANVPVEWPIGQITPNEEPDYNGSNSQSKPNANNNLNILSLGHNKPPLSEATARNNSRINNGEPHVDDEWVEQDEPGVYITFTSLPEGTKDLKRVRFSRKRFSEKQAEKWWAENRTRVYQQYNVRMLDKSSLSIPND, encoded by the exons ATGATGCTGATGCAAACTCCAAGGATGATTTATGATGGTAGTAGGACTGGTGGTCAAGTTGAAAGGGACATTGAGCAG GCAATTACTGCTCTAAAGAAGGGGGCTTATCTTCTCAAATATGGGAGAAGAGGGAAGCCTAAGTTTTGTCCCTTCAGGCTAGCTAAT GATGAATCGGTTCTTATATGGTTTTCTGGAAAAGAGGAAAAGCACCTTAGACTAAGTCATGTCTCCAGAATTGTTTCAGGGCAGCGAACC CCAATCTTTCAAAGGTATCCGCGGCCTGAGAAAGAATATCAATCGTTTTCGTTACTATATAACGACAGATCTCTAGATCTG ATATGCAAGGATAAGGATGAAGCCGAGGTATGGTTTAGTGGTCTTAAAGCATTAATATCACGTGGCCATCAAAGAAAATGGAGAGCAGAATCGAGTGATGGAATTCCATCTGAAGCTACTAGTCCCGGGACCTACACACGCAGAAGCTCGCCTTTACATTCTCCATTCGGTAGTAGTGATAGCACTCAGAAG GACACCATCGATCAACTCCCACTTCAAAGTCCATTCGAAAGCCCTTCTAAAAACATTTCTGTTAGTAGTTCTATCCATTCATTGTCATCTCGAGGTTCCGATAGCATCCATGGGCCCACGAGAGTATTAGGTGTAGATGCCTTTAGAGTAAGCTTATCAAGTGCTGTTAGCTCCTCAAGTCAAGGTTCTGGTCATGATGATGGTGATGCCTTAGGAGACGTATTTCTTTGGGGCGATATCCCTGGTGATGGTGGACCCCACGGAGTTAGAAGTTCAGTTGGTGCCAAATTTGATACATTTTTACCAAAAGCTTTAGAATCTGCAGTAGTACTTGATGTTCAGAATATTGCTTGTGGTGGTAGGCATGCTGCATTAGTAACCAAACAAGGTGAAATCTTCTCATGGGGCGAAGAATCTGGTGGGAGACTCGGGCACGGTGTCGATTCAGACGTTTTGCAACCGAAACTTATCGATTCCCTCGGCAATACAAACATTGAGTTTGTAGCATGTGGCGAGTATCATACATGTGCTGTAACGTTATCCGGCGATCTTTACACATGGGGTGATGGCCATTTCGGGATTCTCGGGCATGGTAACGAAGTAAGCCATTGGGTTCCAAAACGAGTAAACGGGCCCTTAGAGGGTATACATGTGTCATTTATTTCATGTGGACCCTACCATACGGCTATAGTCACTTCTTCGGGTCAATTATTTACTTTTGGTGATGGGACATTTGGCGTTCTAGGACACGGAGATAGAAGTAGTATTTCAAAACCTCGTGAAGTCGAATCTCTTAAGGGACTTCGAACTGTGCGAGCCGCTTGTGGTGTTTGGCACACTGCTGCAGTTGTAGAAGTTATGGTCGGTAATTCAAGCTCTAGTAATTGTTCTTCGGGTAAATTATTTACATGGGGAGATGGTGATAAATATCGACTTGGTCATGGTGATAAGGAAACTAAACTAGTTCCCACTTGTGTTGCTGCACTTGTTGACCCGAATTTTTGTCATGTTGCGTGTGGACATAGCATGACGGTTGCACTTACAACTTCGGGTCATGTGTACACAATGGGAAGTCAAGTTTATGGTCAACTCGGTAACCCTCAAGCCGATGGAAAACTCCCAACTCATGTTGAAGGAAAATTGTCTAAAAGTTTTGTTGAGGAAATAGCTTGTGGGGCCTACCATGTTGCAGTTTTGACTTCAAGGACTGAGGTCTTTACTTGGGGTAAGGGTAGTAATGGTCAACTTGGTCATGGAGATGTAAATGATAGAAATTTACCTACTTTAGTAGAAGGTTTAAGAGATAAACAAGTTAAAAGTATAGCTTGCGGTACGAATTTTACTGCAGCTATATGTCTTCATAAATGGGTCTCGGGTACTGATCAGTCAATGTGTTCGGGCTGCCATTTACCATTTAATTTTAAAAGAAAACGACATAATTGTTATAATTGTGGACTCGTTTTCTGCCATTCATGCAGCAGCAAGAAATCACTAAAAGCCTCTATGGCTTTGAATCCAAGCAAACCTTATCGTGTTTGTGATAACTGTGTAAATAAGTTGAAAAAAACCATAGATGCTGACGTGTCATCACAGTCTTCTGCAAGTAGAAGAGGAAGTTTGAATCCAGGTATCACTGAGGTAAACGAAAAAGATGATGGCCCACGTCTTGCTAGGTTTGCATCATTGGAATCTTTGAAACCAGTTGAAAATTGTACTTCAAAAAGTAACAAGAAACTAGAGTTTAATAACAGTCGTGTATCTCCTATACCTAATGGGAGTTATCAATGGGGAGGTCTTAATATTTCAAAGTCTCTCAACCCGGTTATTGAATCTTCTAGAAAATTCTTTTCGGCTTCTGTACCGGGTTCAAGAATTGTATCTCGTGCAACATCTCCCGTATCTAGACGTACGAGCCCTCCGCGTTCAACTACACCAATCCCGACCTTGGGTGGACTTTCATCACCTAAGATTGTAATGGATAATGCTAAAAGGACCAATGATGCCATTAACCAAGAAGTCGTAAAACTAAGAGCACAG GTAGAAAACCTTAGCCGTAAAGTACAACTTCAAGAGACTGAGCTGGAAAAAACCTCTAAACAACTGAAGGAAGCAATTGCTATTGCAGGGGACGAGAGCTCAAAATGCAAGGCAGCAAAGGAAGTGATTAAGTCACTTACTGCCCAG TTGAAAGACATGGCGGAACGGTTGCCAGTGGGAGCTGCCAGAAACATCAAGTCTCCTTCTCTCAATTCGTTTGGATCCAATCTCTCTTTAAGTGACACTTTAGCAAATGTCCCAGTTGAATGGCCCATTGGTCAAATAACACCAAATGAAGAACCAGATTATAACGGCTCAAACAGCCAGTCTAAGCCAAATGCCAACAATAACCTTAATATCCTCAGTTTGGGCCACAACAAACCTCCACTTTCAGAAGCAACCGCAAGAAACAATAGCAGAATCAACAATGGTGAACCTCATGTTGATGACGAATGGGTGGAGCAGGATGAACCCGGTGTCTATATTACATTCACTTCGTTACCCGAAGGCACCAAAGATCTTAAACGAGTCCGCTTCAG CCGGAAGCGTTTCAGTGAGAAGCAAGCAGAAAAATGGTGGGCAGAGAACAGGACAAGGGTGTACCAACAGTACAATGTTCGAATGCTTGATAAGTCAAGTTTAAGCATCCCAAATGATTGA
- the LOC139861882 gene encoding PH, RCC1 and FYVE domains-containing protein 1-like isoform X2 translates to MMLMQTPRMIYDGSRTGGQVERDIEQAITALKKGAYLLKYGRRGKPKFCPFRLANDESVLIWFSEWRAESSDGIPSEATSPGTYTRRSSPLHSPFGSSDSTQKDTIDQLPLQSPFESPSKNISVSSSIHSLSSRGSDSIHGPTRVLGVDAFRVSLSSAVSSSSQGSGHDDGDALGDVFLWGDIPGDGGPHGVRSSVGAKFDTFLPKALESAVVLDVQNIACGGRHAALVTKQGEIFSWGEESGGRLGHGVDSDVLQPKLIDSLGNTNIEFVACGEYHTCAVTLSGDLYTWGDGHFGILGHGNEVSHWVPKRVNGPLEGIHVSFISCGPYHTAIVTSSGQLFTFGDGTFGVLGHGDRSSISKPREVESLKGLRTVRAACGVWHTAAVVEVMVGNSSSSNCSSGKLFTWGDGDKYRLGHGDKETKLVPTCVAALVDPNFCHVACGHSMTVALTTSGHVYTMGSQVYGQLGNPQADGKLPTHVEGKLSKSFVEEIACGAYHVAVLTSRTEVFTWGKGSNGQLGHGDVNDRNLPTLVEGLRDKQVKSIACGTNFTAAICLHKWVSGTDQSMCSGCHLPFNFKRKRHNCYNCGLVFCHSCSSKKSLKASMALNPSKPYRVCDNCVNKLKKTIDADVSSQSSASRRGSLNPGITEVNEKDDGPRLARFASLESLKPVENCTSKSNKKLEFNNSRVSPIPNGSYQWGGLNISKSLNPVIESSRKFFSASVPGSRIVSRATSPVSRRTSPPRSTTPIPTLGGLSSPKIVMDNAKRTNDAINQEVVKLRAQVENLSRKVQLQETELEKTSKQLKEAIAIAGDESSKCKAAKEVIKSLTAQLKDMAERLPVGAARNIKSPSLNSFGSNLSLSDTLANVPVEWPIGQITPNEEPDYNGSNSQSKPNANNNLNILSLGHNKPPLSEATARNNSRINNGEPHVDDEWVEQDEPGVYITFTSLPEGTKDLKRVRFSRKRFSEKQAEKWWAENRTRVYQQYNVRMLDKSSLSIPND, encoded by the exons ATGATGCTGATGCAAACTCCAAGGATGATTTATGATGGTAGTAGGACTGGTGGTCAAGTTGAAAGGGACATTGAGCAG GCAATTACTGCTCTAAAGAAGGGGGCTTATCTTCTCAAATATGGGAGAAGAGGGAAGCCTAAGTTTTGTCCCTTCAGGCTAGCTAAT GATGAATCGGTTCTTATATGGTTTTCTG AATGGAGAGCAGAATCGAGTGATGGAATTCCATCTGAAGCTACTAGTCCCGGGACCTACACACGCAGAAGCTCGCCTTTACATTCTCCATTCGGTAGTAGTGATAGCACTCAGAAG GACACCATCGATCAACTCCCACTTCAAAGTCCATTCGAAAGCCCTTCTAAAAACATTTCTGTTAGTAGTTCTATCCATTCATTGTCATCTCGAGGTTCCGATAGCATCCATGGGCCCACGAGAGTATTAGGTGTAGATGCCTTTAGAGTAAGCTTATCAAGTGCTGTTAGCTCCTCAAGTCAAGGTTCTGGTCATGATGATGGTGATGCCTTAGGAGACGTATTTCTTTGGGGCGATATCCCTGGTGATGGTGGACCCCACGGAGTTAGAAGTTCAGTTGGTGCCAAATTTGATACATTTTTACCAAAAGCTTTAGAATCTGCAGTAGTACTTGATGTTCAGAATATTGCTTGTGGTGGTAGGCATGCTGCATTAGTAACCAAACAAGGTGAAATCTTCTCATGGGGCGAAGAATCTGGTGGGAGACTCGGGCACGGTGTCGATTCAGACGTTTTGCAACCGAAACTTATCGATTCCCTCGGCAATACAAACATTGAGTTTGTAGCATGTGGCGAGTATCATACATGTGCTGTAACGTTATCCGGCGATCTTTACACATGGGGTGATGGCCATTTCGGGATTCTCGGGCATGGTAACGAAGTAAGCCATTGGGTTCCAAAACGAGTAAACGGGCCCTTAGAGGGTATACATGTGTCATTTATTTCATGTGGACCCTACCATACGGCTATAGTCACTTCTTCGGGTCAATTATTTACTTTTGGTGATGGGACATTTGGCGTTCTAGGACACGGAGATAGAAGTAGTATTTCAAAACCTCGTGAAGTCGAATCTCTTAAGGGACTTCGAACTGTGCGAGCCGCTTGTGGTGTTTGGCACACTGCTGCAGTTGTAGAAGTTATGGTCGGTAATTCAAGCTCTAGTAATTGTTCTTCGGGTAAATTATTTACATGGGGAGATGGTGATAAATATCGACTTGGTCATGGTGATAAGGAAACTAAACTAGTTCCCACTTGTGTTGCTGCACTTGTTGACCCGAATTTTTGTCATGTTGCGTGTGGACATAGCATGACGGTTGCACTTACAACTTCGGGTCATGTGTACACAATGGGAAGTCAAGTTTATGGTCAACTCGGTAACCCTCAAGCCGATGGAAAACTCCCAACTCATGTTGAAGGAAAATTGTCTAAAAGTTTTGTTGAGGAAATAGCTTGTGGGGCCTACCATGTTGCAGTTTTGACTTCAAGGACTGAGGTCTTTACTTGGGGTAAGGGTAGTAATGGTCAACTTGGTCATGGAGATGTAAATGATAGAAATTTACCTACTTTAGTAGAAGGTTTAAGAGATAAACAAGTTAAAAGTATAGCTTGCGGTACGAATTTTACTGCAGCTATATGTCTTCATAAATGGGTCTCGGGTACTGATCAGTCAATGTGTTCGGGCTGCCATTTACCATTTAATTTTAAAAGAAAACGACATAATTGTTATAATTGTGGACTCGTTTTCTGCCATTCATGCAGCAGCAAGAAATCACTAAAAGCCTCTATGGCTTTGAATCCAAGCAAACCTTATCGTGTTTGTGATAACTGTGTAAATAAGTTGAAAAAAACCATAGATGCTGACGTGTCATCACAGTCTTCTGCAAGTAGAAGAGGAAGTTTGAATCCAGGTATCACTGAGGTAAACGAAAAAGATGATGGCCCACGTCTTGCTAGGTTTGCATCATTGGAATCTTTGAAACCAGTTGAAAATTGTACTTCAAAAAGTAACAAGAAACTAGAGTTTAATAACAGTCGTGTATCTCCTATACCTAATGGGAGTTATCAATGGGGAGGTCTTAATATTTCAAAGTCTCTCAACCCGGTTATTGAATCTTCTAGAAAATTCTTTTCGGCTTCTGTACCGGGTTCAAGAATTGTATCTCGTGCAACATCTCCCGTATCTAGACGTACGAGCCCTCCGCGTTCAACTACACCAATCCCGACCTTGGGTGGACTTTCATCACCTAAGATTGTAATGGATAATGCTAAAAGGACCAATGATGCCATTAACCAAGAAGTCGTAAAACTAAGAGCACAG GTAGAAAACCTTAGCCGTAAAGTACAACTTCAAGAGACTGAGCTGGAAAAAACCTCTAAACAACTGAAGGAAGCAATTGCTATTGCAGGGGACGAGAGCTCAAAATGCAAGGCAGCAAAGGAAGTGATTAAGTCACTTACTGCCCAG TTGAAAGACATGGCGGAACGGTTGCCAGTGGGAGCTGCCAGAAACATCAAGTCTCCTTCTCTCAATTCGTTTGGATCCAATCTCTCTTTAAGTGACACTTTAGCAAATGTCCCAGTTGAATGGCCCATTGGTCAAATAACACCAAATGAAGAACCAGATTATAACGGCTCAAACAGCCAGTCTAAGCCAAATGCCAACAATAACCTTAATATCCTCAGTTTGGGCCACAACAAACCTCCACTTTCAGAAGCAACCGCAAGAAACAATAGCAGAATCAACAATGGTGAACCTCATGTTGATGACGAATGGGTGGAGCAGGATGAACCCGGTGTCTATATTACATTCACTTCGTTACCCGAAGGCACCAAAGATCTTAAACGAGTCCGCTTCAG CCGGAAGCGTTTCAGTGAGAAGCAAGCAGAAAAATGGTGGGCAGAGAACAGGACAAGGGTGTACCAACAGTACAATGTTCGAATGCTTGATAAGTCAAGTTTAAGCATCCCAAATGATTGA